In Salvelinus namaycush isolate Seneca chromosome 17, SaNama_1.0, whole genome shotgun sequence, one genomic interval encodes:
- the LOC120062550 gene encoding histone deacetylase 3-like isoform X2 — translation MASTKRCRFSNHTKPHNMTCADSIQKITLTFCKRSAPTICRVSQRVSTPLMLGMTGNVSSVSPVFPGLFEFCSRYTGASLQGATQLNHKICDIAINWAGGLHHAKKFEASGFCYVNDIVISILELLKYHPRVLYIDIDIHHGDGVQEAFYLTDRVMTVSFHKYGNYFFPGTGDMYEVGAESGRYYCLNVPLRDGIDDQSYRQLFQPVIKQVVDFYQPTCIVLQCGADSLGCDRLGCFNLSIRGHGECVEFVKSFRIPLLVLGGGGYTVRNVARCWTYETSLLVDEPISDELPYSEYFEYFAPDFTLHPDVSTRIENQNSRQYLEQIRSTVFENLKMLNHSPSVQIHDVPSDILSYERTDEGDPDERGSEDNYSRPEAANEFYDGDHDNDKESDVEI, via the exons ATGGCCTCTACAAAAAGATGCAG GTTTTCAAACCATACAAAGCCTCACAACATGACATGTGCCGATTCCATTCAGAAGATTACATTGACTTTCTGCAAAAGGTCAGCCCCAACAATATGCAGGGTTTCACAAAGAGTCTCAACACCTTTAATGTTGGGGATGACTG GTAACGTGTCCTCTGTCAGCCCTGTATTCCCAGGCCTGTTTGAGTTCTGCTCCAGGTATACAGGAGCATCTCTACAGGGAGCAACACAGCTAAACCACAAG ATATGTGACATCGCCATCAACTGGGCCGGGGGTCTTCATCATGCTAAGAAATTTGAG GCCTCTGGATTTTGCTATGTGAATGACATTGTCATCAGTATACTGGAGCTTCTGAA GTACCACCCGCGTGTGTTGTACATAGACATTGACATTCACCATGGTGATGGGGTACAGGAAGCCTTCTACCTGACTGATCGGGTCATGACTGTATCCTTCCACAAGTACGGGAACTACTTCTTTCCAGGAACAG GTGACATGTATGAGGTAGGGGCTGAGAGTGGCCGGTACTATTGCCTGAACGTGCCTCTCCGGGATGGGATCGATGACCAGA GCTACAGGCAACTCTTTCAGCCAGTCATCAAGCAAGTGGTGGACTTCTACCAGCCAACCTGTATCGTTCTTCAG TGTGGGGCTGACTCTCTGGGCTGTGACAGATTAGGGTGCTTCAACCTCAGTATACGAGGCCATGG GGAGTGTGTGGAGTTTGTGAAGAGCTTCAGGATTCCCCTGCTGGTACTGGGAGGAGGAGGGTACACAGTACGCAACGTGGCCAGATGCTG GACCTATGAGACCTCCCTCCTGGTTGATGAGCCAATTAGTGATGAGCTGCCCTATAGCG agtACTTTGAGTATTTTGCCCCAGATTTCACACTCCACCCAGATGTCAGCACCAGGATAGAGAACCAGAACTCCCGACAG TACCTGGAGCAGATCCGTTCGACGGTCTTTGAGAACTTGAAGATGTTGAACCATTCCCCCAGTGTCCAGATCCACGATGTGCCCTCGGACATCCTGAGCTACGAGCGCACTGACGAGGGAGACCCAGATGAGAGGGGCTCAGAGGACAACTATTCCAG
- the LOC120062550 gene encoding histone deacetylase 3-like isoform X1: MSNRTAYFYDPDVGNFHYGAGHPMKPHRLSLTHSLVLHYGLYKKMQVFKPYKASQHDMCRFHSEDYIDFLQKVSPNNMQGFTKSLNTFNVGDDCPVFPGLFEFCSRYTGASLQGATQLNHKICDIAINWAGGLHHAKKFEASGFCYVNDIVISILELLKYHPRVLYIDIDIHHGDGVQEAFYLTDRVMTVSFHKYGNYFFPGTGDMYEVGAESGRYYCLNVPLRDGIDDQSYRQLFQPVIKQVVDFYQPTCIVLQCGADSLGCDRLGCFNLSIRGHGECVEFVKSFRIPLLVLGGGGYTVRNVARCWTYETSLLVDEPISDELPYSEYFEYFAPDFTLHPDVSTRIENQNSRQYLEQIRSTVFENLKMLNHSPSVQIHDVPSDILSYERTDEGDPDERGSEDNYSRPEAANEFYDGDHDNDKESDVEI; this comes from the exons ATGTCTAACAGAACAGCATATTTTTATGATCCGGATGTGGGGAACTTTCATTATG GTGCTGGTCACCCTATGAAACCCCATCGTCTCTCGCTGACGCACAGCCTTGTTTTGCACTATGGCCTCTACAAAAAGATGCAG GTTTTCAAACCATACAAAGCCTCACAACATGACATGTGCCGATTCCATTCAGAAGATTACATTGACTTTCTGCAAAAGGTCAGCCCCAACAATATGCAGGGTTTCACAAAGAGTCTCAACACCTTTAATGTTGGGGATGACTG CCCTGTATTCCCAGGCCTGTTTGAGTTCTGCTCCAGGTATACAGGAGCATCTCTACAGGGAGCAACACAGCTAAACCACAAG ATATGTGACATCGCCATCAACTGGGCCGGGGGTCTTCATCATGCTAAGAAATTTGAG GCCTCTGGATTTTGCTATGTGAATGACATTGTCATCAGTATACTGGAGCTTCTGAA GTACCACCCGCGTGTGTTGTACATAGACATTGACATTCACCATGGTGATGGGGTACAGGAAGCCTTCTACCTGACTGATCGGGTCATGACTGTATCCTTCCACAAGTACGGGAACTACTTCTTTCCAGGAACAG GTGACATGTATGAGGTAGGGGCTGAGAGTGGCCGGTACTATTGCCTGAACGTGCCTCTCCGGGATGGGATCGATGACCAGA GCTACAGGCAACTCTTTCAGCCAGTCATCAAGCAAGTGGTGGACTTCTACCAGCCAACCTGTATCGTTCTTCAG TGTGGGGCTGACTCTCTGGGCTGTGACAGATTAGGGTGCTTCAACCTCAGTATACGAGGCCATGG GGAGTGTGTGGAGTTTGTGAAGAGCTTCAGGATTCCCCTGCTGGTACTGGGAGGAGGAGGGTACACAGTACGCAACGTGGCCAGATGCTG GACCTATGAGACCTCCCTCCTGGTTGATGAGCCAATTAGTGATGAGCTGCCCTATAGCG agtACTTTGAGTATTTTGCCCCAGATTTCACACTCCACCCAGATGTCAGCACCAGGATAGAGAACCAGAACTCCCGACAG TACCTGGAGCAGATCCGTTCGACGGTCTTTGAGAACTTGAAGATGTTGAACCATTCCCCCAGTGTCCAGATCCACGATGTGCCCTCGGACATCCTGAGCTACGAGCGCACTGACGAGGGAGACCCAGATGAGAGGGGCTCAGAGGACAACTATTCCAG
- the LOC120062550 gene encoding histone deacetylase 3-like isoform X3, with product MASTKRCRFSNHTKPHNMTCADSIQKITLTFCKSPVFPGLFEFCSRYTGASLQGATQLNHKICDIAINWAGGLHHAKKFEASGFCYVNDIVISILELLKYHPRVLYIDIDIHHGDGVQEAFYLTDRVMTVSFHKYGNYFFPGTGDMYEVGAESGRYYCLNVPLRDGIDDQSYRQLFQPVIKQVVDFYQPTCIVLQCGADSLGCDRLGCFNLSIRGHGECVEFVKSFRIPLLVLGGGGYTVRNVARCWTYETSLLVDEPISDELPYSEYFEYFAPDFTLHPDVSTRIENQNSRQYLEQIRSTVFENLKMLNHSPSVQIHDVPSDILSYERTDEGDPDERGSEDNYSRPEAANEFYDGDHDNDKESDVEI from the exons ATGGCCTCTACAAAAAGATGCAG GTTTTCAAACCATACAAAGCCTCACAACATGACATGTGCCGATTCCATTCAGAAGATTACATTGACTTTCTGCAAAAG CCCTGTATTCCCAGGCCTGTTTGAGTTCTGCTCCAGGTATACAGGAGCATCTCTACAGGGAGCAACACAGCTAAACCACAAG ATATGTGACATCGCCATCAACTGGGCCGGGGGTCTTCATCATGCTAAGAAATTTGAG GCCTCTGGATTTTGCTATGTGAATGACATTGTCATCAGTATACTGGAGCTTCTGAA GTACCACCCGCGTGTGTTGTACATAGACATTGACATTCACCATGGTGATGGGGTACAGGAAGCCTTCTACCTGACTGATCGGGTCATGACTGTATCCTTCCACAAGTACGGGAACTACTTCTTTCCAGGAACAG GTGACATGTATGAGGTAGGGGCTGAGAGTGGCCGGTACTATTGCCTGAACGTGCCTCTCCGGGATGGGATCGATGACCAGA GCTACAGGCAACTCTTTCAGCCAGTCATCAAGCAAGTGGTGGACTTCTACCAGCCAACCTGTATCGTTCTTCAG TGTGGGGCTGACTCTCTGGGCTGTGACAGATTAGGGTGCTTCAACCTCAGTATACGAGGCCATGG GGAGTGTGTGGAGTTTGTGAAGAGCTTCAGGATTCCCCTGCTGGTACTGGGAGGAGGAGGGTACACAGTACGCAACGTGGCCAGATGCTG GACCTATGAGACCTCCCTCCTGGTTGATGAGCCAATTAGTGATGAGCTGCCCTATAGCG agtACTTTGAGTATTTTGCCCCAGATTTCACACTCCACCCAGATGTCAGCACCAGGATAGAGAACCAGAACTCCCGACAG TACCTGGAGCAGATCCGTTCGACGGTCTTTGAGAACTTGAAGATGTTGAACCATTCCCCCAGTGTCCAGATCCACGATGTGCCCTCGGACATCCTGAGCTACGAGCGCACTGACGAGGGAGACCCAGATGAGAGGGGCTCAGAGGACAACTATTCCAG